From Klebsiella electrica, the proteins below share one genomic window:
- the dxs gene encoding 1-deoxy-D-xylulose-5-phosphate synthase encodes MSFDIAKYPTLALVDSTQELRLLPKDSLPKLCDELRRYLLDSVSRSSGHFASGLGTVELTVALHYVYNTPFDRLIWDVGHQAYPHKILTGRRDKIGTIRQKGGLHPFPWRGESEYDVLSVGHSSTSISAGIGVAIAAAKEDKQRRAVCVIGDGAITAGMAFEAMNHAGDIKPDLLVVLNDNEMSISENVGALNNHLAQLLSGKLYSTLREGGKKVFSGVPPIKELLKRTEEHLKGMVVPGTLFEELGFNYIGPVDGHDVLGLVNTLKNMRDLKGPQFLHIMTKKGRGYEPAEKDPITFHAVPKFDHTSGVLPKSSGGLPSYSKIFGDWLCETAAKDSKLMAITPAMREGSGMVEFSRKYPDQYFDVAIAEQHAVTFAAGLAIGDYKPVVAIYSTFLQRAYDQVIHDVAIQKLPVLFAIDRAGIVGADGQTHQGAFDLSFLRCIPDMVIMTPSDENECRQMLYTGYHYNEGPSAVRYPRGTGTGATLQPLASLPIGKGVVKRTGEKVAILNFGTLLPEAAQVADKLNATLVDMRFVKPLDDALILQLAADHDVLVTLEENAIMGGAGSGVNELLMANRRAVPVLNIGLPDVFIPQGTQEEVRADLGLDAAGIEAKITTWLA; translated from the coding sequence ATGAGTTTTGATATTGCCAAATACCCGACCCTGGCGCTGGTGGATTCCACCCAGGAGTTGCGTTTGTTGCCGAAAGACAGCCTGCCGAAACTGTGCGACGAACTCCGGCGCTACCTGCTGGACAGCGTCAGCCGTTCCAGCGGGCATTTTGCCTCCGGCCTCGGCACGGTCGAACTGACCGTGGCGCTTCACTACGTCTATAACACGCCTTTTGACCGTTTAATCTGGGACGTGGGCCACCAGGCCTACCCGCATAAAATTCTGACCGGACGCCGCGATAAAATCGGCACCATTCGGCAGAAAGGCGGACTGCATCCGTTCCCGTGGCGCGGCGAAAGCGAATATGACGTCCTGAGCGTCGGCCACTCATCAACCTCCATTTCTGCGGGCATCGGGGTGGCGATCGCCGCCGCGAAAGAAGATAAACAGCGACGTGCGGTGTGCGTCATTGGCGACGGCGCGATTACCGCAGGTATGGCGTTTGAGGCCATGAACCATGCGGGCGATATCAAACCCGATCTGCTGGTGGTGCTCAATGACAACGAAATGTCGATTTCGGAGAACGTCGGCGCGCTGAATAACCATCTGGCGCAACTGCTCTCCGGCAAACTGTACTCCACGCTGCGCGAAGGCGGCAAAAAGGTCTTCTCTGGCGTGCCGCCGATTAAAGAGCTGCTCAAACGCACCGAAGAACATCTCAAAGGGATGGTCGTGCCCGGTACCCTGTTTGAAGAGCTGGGCTTCAACTACATCGGCCCGGTGGACGGCCACGATGTACTCGGCCTGGTCAATACGCTGAAAAATATGCGCGACCTGAAAGGGCCGCAGTTCCTGCATATTATGACCAAAAAAGGTCGCGGCTATGAGCCGGCGGAAAAAGACCCGATTACCTTCCACGCGGTGCCAAAATTTGACCATACCAGCGGGGTTCTGCCGAAAAGCAGCGGCGGCCTGCCCTCCTACTCGAAAATTTTTGGCGACTGGCTGTGCGAAACCGCGGCGAAAGACAGCAAGCTGATGGCCATTACGCCCGCAATGCGCGAAGGCTCGGGGATGGTCGAGTTTTCGAGGAAATACCCTGACCAGTATTTCGATGTGGCGATTGCAGAACAGCACGCGGTGACCTTTGCCGCCGGCCTGGCGATCGGCGACTACAAGCCGGTGGTGGCCATTTACTCCACCTTCCTGCAGCGCGCCTACGATCAGGTGATCCATGATGTCGCCATCCAGAAGCTGCCGGTTTTGTTTGCCATCGACCGCGCGGGAATCGTCGGCGCCGACGGACAAACGCATCAGGGCGCATTCGACCTCTCCTTCCTGCGCTGTATCCCGGATATGGTGATCATGACGCCGAGCGACGAAAACGAGTGCCGTCAGATGCTCTACACCGGCTATCACTACAATGAAGGGCCAAGCGCGGTTCGCTACCCGCGCGGGACCGGCACCGGCGCCACCCTGCAGCCGCTGGCCTCGTTGCCAATCGGCAAAGGCGTGGTAAAACGCACGGGCGAAAAAGTGGCGATCCTCAACTTCGGTACTTTGCTGCCAGAAGCGGCGCAGGTGGCAGACAAGCTCAACGCCACGCTGGTCGATATGCGTTTTGTCAAACCTCTCGATGATGCGCTTATTTTGCAGCTGGCCGCCGACCACGATGTGCTGGTGACGCTGGAAGAGAATGCCATTATGGGCGGCGCGGGCAGCGGCGTGAATGAGCTGCTGATGGCCAATCGCCGTGCGGTTCCGGTGCTGAATATTGGCCTGCCGGACGTTTTTATTCCCCAGGGAACGCAGGAAGAAGTGCGCGCCGACCTCGGTCTGGATGCCGCCGGTATCGAAGCGAAAATCACCACCTGGCTCGCATAA
- a CDS encoding aldo/keto reductase: MQYITPEATHLRVSRLCLGCMTFGEPDRGKHAWTLPEESSRPLIQRALEGGINFFDTANSYSDGSSEEIVGRALRDFAHRDEVVVATKVYHQVGDLPEGLSRAQILRSIDDSLRRLGMEYVDLLQIHRWDYSTPIEETLEALNEVVKVGKARYIGASSMHARQFAQALQLQESNGWARFVTMQDHYNLIYREEENEMLPLCQRSGVSVIPWSPLARGRLTRPWGETTARLVSDEFGKSLYSASDENDALIAQNLAEVAEEVGANRAQVALAWLLSKPGIAAPIVGASRQEQLDDLLGAVDLTLTPEQVEKLEAPYKPHPIVGFK, from the coding sequence ATGCAATACATCACGCCTGAAGCCACCCACCTGCGAGTTTCCCGGCTGTGTCTCGGCTGCATGACCTTTGGCGAGCCGGATCGAGGCAAGCACGCCTGGACCCTACCGGAAGAGAGCAGCCGACCGCTTATTCAGCGTGCGCTGGAAGGCGGCATCAACTTTTTTGATACCGCGAACAGCTACTCTGACGGCAGCAGCGAAGAGATTGTTGGCCGCGCGCTACGCGATTTCGCCCACCGCGACGAAGTGGTGGTGGCGACAAAAGTGTATCACCAGGTCGGGGATCTGCCGGAGGGCCTCTCGCGTGCGCAGATCCTGCGCTCTATCGATGACAGCCTGCGCCGCTTAGGTATGGAATATGTCGACCTGCTGCAGATCCATCGTTGGGACTACAGCACGCCGATTGAAGAGACCCTGGAAGCGCTAAATGAGGTTGTTAAGGTCGGGAAAGCGCGCTATATCGGCGCCTCATCGATGCACGCTCGCCAGTTTGCGCAGGCGCTACAGCTTCAGGAGAGCAACGGCTGGGCGCGCTTTGTGACCATGCAGGATCATTACAATCTGATTTATCGCGAAGAAGAGAACGAGATGCTGCCGCTGTGCCAGCGCTCGGGCGTATCGGTCATTCCCTGGAGTCCGCTGGCGCGGGGCCGACTCACCCGTCCGTGGGGCGAAACCACCGCCCGGCTGGTATCCGATGAGTTTGGCAAATCGCTCTACAGCGCCAGCGATGAAAACGATGCGCTGATTGCGCAGAATCTGGCTGAAGTGGCGGAAGAAGTCGGTGCCAACCGCGCCCAGGTGGCGCTGGCCTGGCTATTGAGTAAACCGGGTATCGCCGCGCCAATCGTCGGCGCCTCCAGGCAGGAGCAGCTCGACGACCTGCTGGGCGCGGTGGATTTAACGCTGACGCCCGAACAGGTAGAAAAGCTGGAAGCGCCGTATAAGCCGCATCCGATTGTCGGGTTCAAGTAA
- the pgpA gene encoding phosphatidylglycerophosphatase A, protein MRNPWHLLATGFGSGLSPVVPGTMGSLASIPFWYLMTFLPWQLYSLVVMMSICIGVYICHRTAKDMGTHDHGSIVWDEFVGMWITLMALPTLDWQWVAAGFVIFRIFDMWKPWPIRWFDRNIHGGMGIMVDDIVAGVISAGVLYVIGHHWPIGLF, encoded by the coding sequence ATGCGCAATCCGTGGCATTTGCTGGCGACCGGTTTTGGTAGCGGGTTAAGCCCCGTGGTGCCCGGTACGATGGGCTCGCTGGCCTCAATCCCGTTCTGGTATCTGATGACATTTCTCCCCTGGCAGCTCTATTCGCTGGTGGTGATGATGAGCATCTGTATCGGGGTGTATATTTGCCACCGCACGGCGAAAGATATGGGCACCCACGACCACGGCAGTATTGTCTGGGATGAGTTTGTCGGGATGTGGATCACCCTGATGGCGTTGCCGACGCTTGACTGGCAATGGGTCGCCGCCGGGTTTGTGATTTTCCGTATTTTTGATATGTGGAAACCGTGGCCCATTCGCTGGTTTGACCGCAATATTCACGGCGGGATGGGGATCATGGTCGATGATATCGTCGCCGGGGTGATCTCTGCCGGCGTGCTGTACGTCATAGGCCATCACTGGCCGATTGGTCTTTTCTAA
- the thiL gene encoding thiamine-phosphate kinase gives MACGEFSLIARYFDRVKSRRLDVETGIGDDCALLNIPEKKTLAISTDTLVAGNHFLPDIDPADLAYKALAVNLSDLAAMGAEPAWLTLALTLPAADEAWLESFSDSLFMQLNYYDMQLIGGDTTRGPLSMTLGIHGFVPPGRALKRSGAKPGDWVYVTGTPGDSAAGLAILQDRLVVESAADADYLLARHLRPMPRVLQGQALRDLASSAIDLSDGLISDLGHILKASGCGARIDLDAMPLSDALLRHAEREQALRWALSGGEDYELCFTVPELNRGALDVAIGQLGARFTCIGQISAEADGLQLMQSGKPVQLDLQGYDHFGA, from the coding sequence ATGGCATGCGGCGAATTTTCCCTGATTGCCCGTTATTTTGATCGCGTAAAAAGCAGGCGTCTCGATGTGGAAACCGGCATCGGCGATGACTGCGCTCTCCTGAACATTCCCGAGAAAAAAACGCTGGCAATCAGCACCGACACCCTGGTGGCGGGCAACCATTTTTTACCTGATATCGATCCTGCCGATCTCGCTTACAAGGCGCTGGCGGTCAATTTGAGCGATCTCGCGGCGATGGGCGCTGAACCGGCGTGGTTAACGCTGGCGTTAACGCTGCCGGCAGCGGATGAAGCCTGGCTGGAATCGTTCAGCGACAGCCTGTTCATGCAGCTCAACTATTACGATATGCAGCTGATCGGCGGTGATACTACTCGCGGTCCGCTGTCGATGACCCTGGGTATTCACGGTTTTGTCCCGCCGGGGCGCGCGCTGAAGCGTTCCGGGGCGAAACCCGGCGACTGGGTATATGTCACCGGCACCCCCGGCGACAGCGCCGCAGGGTTGGCTATTTTGCAGGACCGTCTGGTGGTGGAGTCAGCCGCTGACGCCGACTACCTGCTGGCGCGCCATCTGCGCCCGATGCCGCGCGTGCTGCAAGGGCAGGCGCTACGCGATCTGGCCAGCTCGGCTATCGATCTGTCCGACGGTCTGATCTCCGATCTGGGGCACATTCTGAAGGCCAGTGGCTGCGGCGCGCGGATCGACCTTGACGCAATGCCGTTATCCGATGCGCTGCTGCGCCATGCAGAGAGGGAGCAGGCGCTGCGCTGGGCGCTCTCTGGCGGTGAAGACTACGAACTGTGTTTTACCGTGCCGGAGCTTAACCGCGGCGCGCTTGACGTGGCTATCGGCCAGCTTGGGGCGCGCTTTACCTGCATTGGACAGATTAGCGCCGAGGCGGACGGTTTGCAGCTGATGCAATCCGGTAAACCGGTCCAGCTGGATTTACAGGGGTACGATCACTTTGGTGCGTAG
- the nusB gene encoding transcription antitermination factor NusB: MKPAARRRARECAVQALYSWQLSQNDIADVEYQFLAEQDVKDVDVLYFRELLSGVATNSAYLDGLMKPYLSRLLEELGQVEKAVLRIALFELSKRDDVPYKVAINEAIELAKTFGAEDSHKFVNGVLDKAAPAIRPNKK, encoded by the coding sequence GTGAAACCTGCTGCTCGTCGCCGCGCCCGTGAGTGTGCTGTCCAGGCGCTTTACTCCTGGCAGTTGTCCCAGAACGACATCGCTGATGTTGAATACCAGTTCCTGGCGGAGCAGGATGTCAAAGATGTTGACGTTCTGTATTTCCGCGAACTGCTGTCCGGAGTGGCGACTAACAGCGCATACCTCGACGGCCTGATGAAGCCGTACCTGTCCCGACTGCTTGAAGAGCTGGGTCAGGTAGAGAAAGCGGTACTGCGTATCGCCCTGTTCGAGTTGTCTAAACGTGACGATGTGCCGTACAAAGTTGCGATTAACGAAGCTATCGAACTGGCGAAAACCTTCGGCGCCGAAGATAGCCACAAGTTTGTTAACGGCGTGCTGGACAAAGCAGCCCCGGCAATTCGTCCCAACAAAAAGTAA
- the ribH gene encoding 6,7-dimethyl-8-ribityllumazine synthase has translation MNIIEANVATPDARVAITIARFNNFINDSLLEGAIDALKRIGQVKDENITVVWVPGAYELPLAAGVLAKTGKYDAVIALGTVIRGGTAHFEYVAGGASNGLAHVAQDSEIPVAFGVLTTESIEQAIERAGTKAGNKGAEAALTALEMINVLKAIKA, from the coding sequence ATGAACATTATTGAAGCTAACGTTGCTACCCCGGACGCTCGCGTCGCCATCACCATTGCGCGTTTCAACAACTTTATCAATGACAGCCTGCTGGAAGGCGCTATTGACGCTCTCAAGCGCATCGGTCAGGTAAAAGATGAAAATATTACCGTTGTTTGGGTTCCAGGCGCGTATGAGCTGCCGCTGGCGGCTGGCGTGCTGGCTAAAACCGGTAAATATGACGCGGTGATTGCTCTGGGTACGGTGATTCGTGGGGGTACCGCGCACTTTGAATATGTGGCTGGCGGAGCAAGCAATGGCCTCGCACATGTCGCGCAGGACAGCGAAATCCCGGTAGCCTTTGGTGTTCTGACGACAGAAAGCATTGAACAAGCCATCGAACGCGCTGGTACCAAAGCCGGTAACAAAGGCGCAGAAGCTGCGCTGACCGCGCTGGAAATGATTAACGTATTGAAAGCCATCAAGGCCTGA
- the ribD gene encoding bifunctional diaminohydroxyphosphoribosylaminopyrimidine deaminase/5-amino-6-(5-phosphoribosylamino)uracil reductase RibD, which yields MHDEMYMARALKLAQRGRFTTHPNPNVGCVIVKDAEIVGEGFHYRAGEPHAEVHALRMAGEKARGATAYVTLEPCSHHGRTPPCCDALIAAGVTRVVAAMQDPNPQVAGRGLYRLQQAGIDVSHGLMIGEAEALNKGFLKRMRTGFPYVQLKMGASLDGRTAMASGESQWITSPQARRDVQRLRAQSHAILTSSATVLADDPALTVRWEELGADIRARYPQENLRQPLRIVVDSHNRVTPEHRIVQQPGETLFARTRADDRNWPESVRTLMVPEHNGHLDLVLLMMQLGKQQINSIWVEAGPTLAGALLQAGLVDELIVYIAPKLLGSDARGLCVLPGLEKLADVPHFKFNEIRQTGPDLCLHLVGA from the coding sequence ATGCATGACGAAATGTACATGGCGCGAGCGCTTAAGCTGGCGCAGCGCGGGCGCTTCACCACCCATCCCAATCCGAATGTCGGCTGTGTGATCGTCAAGGACGCTGAGATCGTCGGCGAAGGTTTTCACTATCGCGCCGGCGAGCCGCATGCGGAAGTGCATGCGCTGCGTATGGCCGGCGAAAAAGCCCGGGGCGCCACCGCCTATGTGACCCTGGAGCCCTGTAGTCATCATGGCCGCACGCCGCCGTGCTGCGACGCGCTGATTGCCGCGGGCGTGACCCGCGTCGTGGCCGCTATGCAGGACCCCAACCCGCAGGTGGCGGGGCGCGGCCTGTATCGCCTGCAGCAGGCCGGTATTGACGTCAGCCATGGCCTGATGATCGGCGAAGCCGAAGCGCTGAACAAAGGTTTCCTCAAGCGGATGCGCACCGGTTTCCCCTACGTACAGCTAAAAATGGGCGCTTCACTGGACGGTCGCACCGCGATGGCCAGCGGAGAAAGCCAGTGGATCACCTCGCCGCAGGCGCGACGCGACGTGCAGCGCCTGCGGGCGCAAAGCCATGCGATCCTGACCAGCAGCGCGACTGTGCTGGCAGACGATCCGGCATTAACCGTACGCTGGGAAGAGCTCGGTGCCGATATTCGCGCCCGCTACCCGCAGGAAAACCTGCGCCAGCCGCTGCGTATTGTTGTCGATAGCCATAATCGCGTTACCCCTGAGCACCGCATCGTGCAGCAGCCCGGAGAGACGCTGTTCGCTCGCACCCGGGCCGATGACCGCAACTGGCCGGAAAGCGTGCGAACGCTGATGGTGCCGGAACACAACGGCCATCTCGATCTGGTGTTGCTGATGATGCAGCTTGGCAAACAGCAGATTAACAGCATTTGGGTAGAAGCGGGCCCGACGCTCGCCGGCGCGCTGTTGCAGGCCGGGCTGGTGGACGAGCTTATCGTCTATATTGCGCCTAAACTGTTAGGCAGCGACGCGCGCGGGCTATGCGTGCTACCGGGGCTTGAGAAACTGGCCGATGTCCCCCATTTCAAATTCAACGAGATACGCCAGACAGGTCCCGATCTTTGCCTGCATTTAGTCGGCGCATAA
- the nrdR gene encoding transcriptional regulator NrdR, translating into MHCPFCFAVDTKVIDSRLVGEGSSVRRRRQCLVCNERFTTFEVAELVMPRVVKSNDVREPFNEDKLRSGMLKALEKRPVSADDVEMALNHIKTHLRGTGEREVPSKMIGNLVMEQLKKLDKVAYIRFASVYRSFEDIKEFGEEIARLQD; encoded by the coding sequence ATGCATTGCCCTTTCTGTTTCGCCGTAGATACCAAAGTGATCGACTCTCGTCTGGTGGGCGAGGGCTCTTCTGTGCGTCGTCGTCGGCAGTGCCTGGTTTGTAACGAACGTTTCACCACCTTCGAGGTGGCGGAGCTGGTGATGCCGCGAGTGGTCAAGAGCAACGATGTGCGGGAGCCCTTCAATGAAGATAAACTGCGCAGCGGAATGCTGAAAGCGTTGGAAAAACGGCCGGTCAGCGCCGATGATGTGGAAATGGCGCTCAATCATATCAAAACCCATTTACGCGGTACCGGCGAGCGCGAAGTCCCGAGCAAAATGATCGGCAACCTGGTGATGGAGCAGCTGAAAAAGCTCGATAAAGTCGCCTATATCCGCTTTGCTTCCGTCTATCGTAGTTTTGAAGATATCAAAGAATTCGGCGAAGAGATCGCCCGCTTACAGGATTAA
- a CDS encoding SadB/YajI family lipoprotein: protein MTRRYLKLAMLSTLFTLSACAQQSEVRQMHESVSTLSKEMTQLNQQTVKITQQNALNAKSSSGVYLLPGARTPARLESQIGTLRMSLRDIAADADGTRLTLRIQGESNDPLPAFSATVAWGQLTGTTQNYREVNVRDRLISAPASILAPSDVDIPLRLNGVTPQQLGFLRIHDIQPASAQ from the coding sequence ATGACAAGACGTTATTTGAAGCTGGCGATGCTGAGCACGCTGTTTACCCTCAGCGCCTGCGCACAGCAAAGTGAAGTCCGTCAGATGCATGAAAGCGTGAGCACATTGAGCAAAGAGATGACTCAGCTTAATCAGCAGACGGTGAAAATCACCCAGCAAAACGCACTGAATGCGAAATCGAGCAGCGGCGTTTATCTTTTGCCCGGCGCCAGGACCCCGGCGCGCCTCGAAAGCCAGATAGGCACACTGCGTATGTCGCTGCGTGATATCGCCGCCGACGCCGACGGTACCCGCCTGACGCTGCGTATTCAGGGGGAATCAAACGACCCGCTACCGGCGTTCAGCGCCACCGTCGCCTGGGGGCAACTCACCGGCACCACGCAGAATTACCGGGAGGTTAACGTGCGCGATCGGCTGATTAGCGCCCCTGCCAGCATCCTGGCGCCGAGCGACGTCGATATTCCGCTCCGCCTGAACGGCGTCACGCCTCAGCAGCTTGGCTTCCTGCGTATTCACGATATCCAGCCCGCAAGCGCACAATAA
- a CDS encoding nucleoside-specific channel-forming protein Tsx, which translates to MKKTLLAAGAVLALSTSFTAGAAENDKPQYLSDWWHQSVNVVGSYHTRFGPQIRNDTYLEYEAFAKKDWFDFYGYMDAPVFFGGNSTAKGIWNHGSPLFMEIEPRFSIDKLTNTDLSFGPFKEWYFANNYIYDMGRNASGRQSTWYMGLGTDIDTGLPMSLSLNVYAKYQWQNYGASNENEWDGYRFKVKYFVPLTDLWGGSLSYIGFTNFDWGSDLGNDNFYDLNGKHARTGNSIASSHILALNYAHWHYSIVARYFHNGGQWADDAKLNFGDGDFNVRSTGWGGYFVVGYNF; encoded by the coding sequence ATGAAAAAAACATTACTGGCAGCAGGCGCCGTACTGGCGCTGTCCACATCGTTCACTGCTGGCGCGGCAGAAAACGACAAACCGCAGTATCTGTCCGATTGGTGGCACCAGAGTGTGAACGTGGTGGGTAGCTACCACACCCGTTTTGGACCGCAAATTCGTAACGATACCTATCTGGAATACGAAGCGTTTGCCAAAAAAGACTGGTTTGATTTCTACGGTTACATGGATGCGCCGGTATTCTTCGGCGGTAACAGCACGGCCAAAGGTATCTGGAACCACGGTTCCCCACTGTTTATGGAAATTGAGCCGCGTTTCTCTATCGACAAGCTGACCAATACCGATCTCAGCTTCGGCCCGTTCAAAGAGTGGTATTTCGCCAACAACTATATCTACGACATGGGCCGCAACGCGTCCGGTCGTCAGAGCACCTGGTATATGGGTCTCGGTACCGATATCGATACCGGTCTGCCGATGAGCCTGTCTCTGAACGTCTATGCGAAATATCAGTGGCAGAACTACGGCGCATCCAACGAAAACGAATGGGATGGCTACCGTTTCAAAGTGAAATACTTTGTCCCGCTGACCGACCTGTGGGGCGGTTCGCTGAGCTATATCGGCTTCACCAACTTTGACTGGGGTTCCGATCTGGGCAATGACAACTTCTATGACTTGAACGGCAAGCACGCGCGCACCGGCAACTCCATCGCCTCCAGCCATATCCTGGCGCTGAACTACGCGCACTGGCACTACTCGATCGTCGCTCGTTACTTCCATAACGGCGGCCAGTGGGCCGATGATGCGAAGCTGAACTTCGGCGATGGCGATTTCAACGTTCGCTCTACCGGCTGGGGTGGTTACTTCGTGGTGGGTTACAACTTCTAA
- a CDS encoding helix-turn-helix transcriptional regulator, whose product MSRRADRLFQIVQILRGRRLTTAGLLAERLGVSERTIYRDIRDLSLSGVPVEGEAGSGYRLLAGYSLPPLMLTTEESEALVAAIRLLQTWGGESLSQSLESAREKVLAILPEESRRKAEQSRLFAPDFGAQGYSKAQFDLVHRAVSGQRVLALHYRDEAGKVSQREVLPLGLFFWGERWLLVSWCELRDDYRCFRLDRCLDVAATGRLFSERADRSLSDFLRKVRCEEREP is encoded by the coding sequence ATGAGCCGACGCGCCGACCGCCTTTTTCAAATCGTGCAGATCCTGCGGGGGAGAAGGTTAACCACCGCCGGGCTGCTGGCGGAGCGGCTCGGCGTATCGGAGCGCACTATCTACCGGGATATCCGCGACCTGTCGCTCTCCGGCGTGCCGGTGGAGGGCGAGGCCGGAAGCGGATATCGCCTGCTGGCAGGCTACAGTTTACCGCCTCTGATGCTGACGACCGAGGAGTCGGAAGCGCTGGTGGCCGCCATTCGGCTACTGCAAACCTGGGGAGGCGAATCTCTGTCCCAGTCACTGGAGTCGGCTCGGGAAAAGGTGCTCGCGATTTTACCTGAAGAGAGTCGGCGTAAGGCCGAGCAATCGCGGCTGTTTGCGCCGGATTTTGGCGCCCAGGGGTACAGCAAAGCGCAGTTTGATCTGGTGCATCGGGCGGTTTCCGGCCAGCGGGTGCTGGCGCTGCATTACCGCGATGAAGCGGGAAAGGTGTCGCAGCGCGAAGTGCTGCCGCTGGGGCTCTTTTTCTGGGGGGAGCGCTGGCTGCTGGTGAGCTGGTGCGAGCTCCGCGACGATTATCGCTGCTTTCGTCTCGATCGCTGCCTGGACGTGGCTGCCACCGGGCGCCTTTTCAGCGAGCGGGCCGACCGGTCATTGAGCGATTTTCTGCGTAAGGTGAGGTGTGAAGAGCGTGAGCCATAA
- a CDS encoding VOC family protein, whose amino-acid sequence MSNVINWFEIPVADMDRAVAFYEPVLQVTLRRENMDCAEMAVFPYQDPAPGGALAKFDGVKPADQGCIIYLHTDNLAATLDRVNSAGGSCVFGPLELADDIGTIALFMDSEGNRIGLHQPKHLSH is encoded by the coding sequence ATGAGCAACGTAATTAACTGGTTTGAAATTCCGGTCGCCGATATGGATCGCGCCGTGGCGTTTTACGAGCCGGTGCTGCAGGTGACCCTGCGTCGGGAAAATATGGATTGCGCTGAAATGGCCGTTTTCCCGTATCAGGACCCGGCACCCGGCGGCGCGCTGGCAAAGTTTGACGGGGTTAAACCTGCCGATCAGGGATGTATTATCTATCTGCATACTGACAATCTGGCCGCCACGCTCGACCGCGTGAATTCCGCTGGCGGGAGCTGCGTCTTTGGCCCGCTTGAACTGGCGGACGATATTGGCACCATCGCGCTGTTTATGGATAGCGAAGGGAACCGGATTGGCTTGCATCAACCTAAACACCTGTCTCACTAA